In Geotalea uraniireducens, one genomic interval encodes:
- a CDS encoding TetR/AcrR family transcriptional regulator, with the protein MDKSGKRGEIVRAALELIAEHGFHGAPMAMIADRAGVGAGTIYRYFENKEVMITELYCELEERIYPALHAGYPAEKPIRERFMHLGTSLLRYFIGSPLDFRFLEQFHNSPYGVEYRRDKVLGNREGCDVFRDLFEEGVAQQVIKELPLVLLFDLAFGPLLAMARDHILGFIQLKDSLVVRCIKACWDGIKR; encoded by the coding sequence ATGGACAAATCAGGAAAACGGGGCGAAATAGTGCGAGCGGCGCTGGAGTTAATTGCCGAGCACGGCTTTCACGGCGCCCCTATGGCGATGATTGCCGATCGGGCCGGGGTTGGTGCCGGTACGATCTACCGCTATTTCGAGAACAAGGAAGTGATGATTACGGAACTCTACTGTGAGCTGGAAGAGCGCATCTATCCGGCCCTCCATGCGGGATATCCGGCTGAAAAACCGATCCGTGAACGCTTTATGCACCTAGGGACGTCGCTGCTCCGCTATTTCATTGGTAGCCCGCTCGATTTCCGTTTTCTCGAACAGTTTCACAACTCTCCTTACGGGGTGGAGTATCGTCGGGACAAGGTCCTTGGCAATCGGGAGGGGTGCGATGTCTTCCGTGACCTCTTCGAGGAGGGGGTCGCCCAGCAGGTTATCAAAGAGCTGCCGCTGGTGCTGCTGTTCGATCTGGCCTTCGGTCCGCTGCTGGCCATGGCTCGAGATCATATCCTCGGCTTCATCCAACTGAAAGACTCCTTGGTTGTGCGATGCATCAAGGCATGTTGGGATGGTATCAAGCGTTAG
- a CDS encoding efflux RND transporter periplasmic adaptor subunit: MQTKYGIKLIAAMSVLVGGLALAGCGKQTTAGGSAPSGPPEVGVVAISPERVALTTELPGRTSPHIIAEVRPQVGGIIQKRLFVEGSDVKAGQVLYQIDPATYKAAYASAKAALARAEANLIPARLKEGRFHDLVKIKAVSQQDYDDANAALKQAEADVASAKAAVETARINLDYTKVTAPISGRIGRSAVTDGALVTASQPTALATIQQLAPIYVDVTQSTADLLKLKQNLASGILKKSAAGQAKVKLILEDGTPYPLAGVLKFSDVTVDQSTGSVTLRAVFPNPKDTLLPGMFVQAVVEEGVNEQAILVPQRGVTRDPQGGALVMVVGAGDKVEPRPIKVVRTVGDKWLVSDGLKTGDRVILEGLQKARPGTQVKAVPFSGEPTATSSAAPKTVAAKK, from the coding sequence ATGCAAACCAAGTATGGAATCAAACTAATTGCTGCAATGAGTGTGTTGGTTGGAGGGTTGGCCTTGGCCGGCTGCGGAAAGCAGACTACTGCCGGTGGTTCGGCGCCGAGCGGCCCGCCCGAAGTGGGCGTTGTGGCCATTTCTCCCGAGCGCGTGGCGTTGACGACGGAATTGCCGGGCCGCACGTCCCCACATATAATCGCCGAGGTTCGTCCCCAGGTGGGAGGGATCATTCAAAAGCGTCTCTTTGTCGAAGGCTCGGACGTCAAGGCCGGCCAAGTATTGTACCAGATCGATCCTGCGACCTATAAGGCCGCCTATGCCAGCGCGAAGGCGGCTTTGGCGCGGGCCGAGGCAAATCTGATTCCGGCTCGGCTCAAGGAGGGACGGTTCCACGACTTGGTCAAGATCAAGGCGGTGAGCCAGCAGGACTACGATGATGCAAATGCGGCGCTCAAACAGGCTGAAGCCGATGTTGCCTCGGCCAAAGCGGCCGTAGAGACTGCGCGGATAAACCTGGATTATACCAAGGTAACCGCTCCTATTTCGGGACGGATCGGCCGTTCGGCCGTGACCGACGGCGCGCTGGTAACCGCCAGTCAGCCGACGGCCCTGGCAACCATCCAGCAGCTTGCACCGATCTACGTGGATGTGACGCAATCGACCGCCGACCTGTTGAAACTGAAGCAGAACCTGGCGAGTGGCATCCTGAAAAAAAGTGCAGCAGGGCAAGCCAAGGTCAAACTTATACTGGAAGACGGCACTCCGTATCCGTTGGCAGGAGTACTAAAGTTTTCGGACGTAACCGTTGATCAAAGCACTGGCTCCGTTACCTTGCGGGCGGTGTTTCCTAATCCCAAAGACACCCTGCTTCCCGGTATGTTCGTTCAGGCAGTTGTGGAAGAAGGCGTAAATGAACAAGCGATTCTCGTCCCGCAACGCGGCGTGACCCGCGACCCGCAGGGAGGGGCTCTGGTCATGGTCGTTGGGGCTGGGGACAAGGTCGAACCGCGGCCGATCAAGGTTGTCCGGACCGTTGGCGACAAATGGCTGGTGAGTGACGGATTGAAAACCGGAGACCGGGTCATTCTAGAGGGATTGCAGAAGGCAAGACCGGGAACGCAGGTCAAGGCGGTCCCATTCAGCGGCGAGCCGACGGCAACGTCATCCGCTGCACCAAAAACTGTTGCTGCAAAAAAATAA
- a CDS encoding efflux RND transporter permease subunit has product MPRFFINRPIFAWVIAIMVMLAGLLAIKTLPVSQYPAIAPPEIAINATYPGASAQTVQDTVTQVIEQKLNGIDNLIYMSSTSDSSGAVSITLTFKAGTDPNIAQVQVQNKLQLATPLLPQIVQRQGISVVKSTRNFLLIVGLVSEDGSMDRNALTDYMVSNIQDNISRLDGVGEILLFGTQNAMRIWLDPAKLDNFHLTTNDVIAAVQAQNVQVSAGQFGGAPATKGQQLNATINARTLLQTPDQFGAIILRTNPDGSTVKLKDVAECKIGTENYEIQSFYNGKPLGGMAIRLASGANALETGNRVKAKMAELSKYFPAGMKVVYPYDTTPFVKISIEEVVRTLAEAVCLVFIIMFLFLQNIRATLIPTIAVPVVLLGTMGVLAAAGFSINTLTMFALVIVIGLLVDDAIVVVENVERIMAEEGLSPHDATIKSMQQITSALWGIATVLTAVFLPMAFFPGSTGVIYRQFSITIISAMILSVLVAMILTPALCSTILKPVEQGHEACESGWFCPFFRRFNKVFEFCRGKYEGIVGRSFGKPIRYLLVYGVIVAAMGWFFLHLPTSFLPDEDQGFIICQVQLPAGATEERTIQVIRQLERHFLEDEKKTVEGVITVTGFSFAGRGQNMGLAFVKLKDWKLRHSPDLKAAAVAGRAMKAFSKFRDGLAFAFSPPAVLELGVANGFDLQLQDRGGLGHAKLMEARNQLLGMAMTNPKLVAVRPNGQDDSPQFKLDIDDVRAGALGVSLDDVNSVLSTAWGSTYVNDFIQNGRVKKVYLQAEAQSRMLPEDINTWYVRNDKGEMVPFSAFATAHWQYGSPRLERYNGIPSVEILGQAAPGVSTGEAMSEVEKMVGQLPTGIGYEWTGLSYEEKNAGAQAPALYAISLLVVFLSVAALYESWTIPFVNLLMLPLGLVGAVTAVKLRMFPNDVYLQIGLLTTVGLSTKNAILIIQFIKDQMHHGLGLIDATLAAVKIRLRPVIMTSLAFFFGTLPLALTKGAGAAAQNAIGTAVTGGLLSATFIDLIFIPFFFVLVSRVFARKKSTVPAPAANSQEVH; this is encoded by the coding sequence ATGCCCCGCTTTTTCATAAATCGCCCGATCTTTGCCTGGGTCATCGCCATCATGGTCATGTTGGCGGGCTTGCTAGCGATCAAGACCCTGCCGGTCTCCCAGTATCCGGCCATCGCCCCGCCGGAGATTGCCATCAATGCGACTTATCCCGGCGCTTCGGCCCAGACGGTGCAGGATACGGTCACTCAGGTGATCGAGCAGAAGCTGAACGGGATCGACAACCTGATCTACATGTCCTCCACCAGCGATTCGTCGGGAGCGGTATCCATTACCCTGACCTTCAAGGCGGGGACCGATCCGAACATCGCCCAGGTACAGGTGCAGAACAAGTTGCAGCTTGCCACTCCGCTCCTGCCGCAGATCGTACAGCGGCAAGGGATTTCTGTCGTTAAGTCGACCAGGAACTTCCTGCTGATCGTTGGTCTGGTTTCGGAAGACGGGTCCATGGACCGCAACGCCCTGACCGACTACATGGTCTCCAACATCCAGGACAACATCAGCCGGCTTGATGGGGTCGGGGAGATCCTTCTCTTCGGAACTCAAAACGCCATGCGGATCTGGCTTGATCCGGCGAAGCTGGATAATTTTCATCTGACCACCAACGACGTGATTGCCGCGGTGCAGGCACAGAACGTCCAAGTTTCGGCAGGGCAGTTCGGCGGCGCGCCGGCAACGAAGGGACAGCAGCTCAACGCCACCATCAATGCCCGGACGCTTCTCCAGACCCCGGATCAGTTCGGGGCCATCATCCTCCGTACCAACCCCGACGGCTCTACGGTCAAGCTGAAGGATGTGGCCGAGTGTAAAATTGGCACTGAAAACTATGAAATCCAGTCGTTTTACAACGGCAAGCCACTGGGAGGGATGGCGATCCGCCTTGCCTCCGGGGCCAATGCGCTGGAAACCGGTAACCGGGTCAAGGCGAAGATGGCGGAGCTGTCGAAGTATTTCCCTGCCGGCATGAAGGTGGTCTATCCCTATGACACCACCCCATTCGTCAAGATCTCCATCGAGGAAGTGGTCCGGACCCTGGCCGAGGCGGTCTGCCTGGTCTTCATCATCATGTTCCTCTTCCTGCAGAACATCAGGGCAACCCTGATCCCGACCATCGCGGTGCCGGTGGTCCTCCTGGGGACCATGGGGGTGCTGGCGGCTGCCGGCTTCTCCATCAACACCCTGACCATGTTTGCCTTGGTCATTGTCATCGGCCTCCTGGTTGACGACGCGATCGTCGTCGTCGAGAACGTGGAGCGGATCATGGCCGAGGAAGGGCTTTCCCCCCATGACGCGACCATCAAGTCGATGCAGCAGATCACCAGTGCGCTCTGGGGGATTGCCACCGTCCTGACGGCGGTCTTTCTGCCGATGGCCTTCTTCCCCGGCTCCACCGGGGTTATCTACCGCCAGTTCTCGATCACGATCATTTCCGCCATGATCCTCTCGGTATTAGTGGCTATGATCCTGACGCCGGCACTCTGTTCCACCATCCTCAAACCGGTGGAGCAGGGGCATGAGGCGTGCGAGAGCGGCTGGTTCTGCCCGTTTTTCCGCCGCTTCAACAAGGTATTCGAGTTCTGTCGGGGAAAATACGAAGGGATCGTCGGCCGTTCCTTCGGCAAACCGATCCGCTATCTGCTGGTCTACGGCGTCATCGTCGCCGCAATGGGCTGGTTCTTTCTCCATCTCCCGACCTCGTTCCTTCCCGACGAGGACCAGGGATTCATCATCTGCCAGGTCCAGTTGCCGGCCGGTGCCACCGAGGAGCGGACCATCCAGGTGATTCGCCAGCTGGAACGACATTTCCTTGAGGACGAGAAGAAGACGGTGGAAGGGGTTATCACCGTGACTGGATTCAGTTTCGCCGGTCGGGGTCAGAACATGGGGCTCGCCTTCGTGAAACTGAAGGACTGGAAATTGCGCCACTCGCCGGATTTGAAGGCCGCGGCGGTGGCCGGCCGGGCGATGAAGGCTTTTTCGAAATTCCGGGACGGCCTTGCCTTCGCGTTCTCGCCGCCGGCGGTGCTGGAGCTGGGGGTGGCCAACGGTTTCGACTTGCAGCTTCAGGATCGGGGCGGTTTGGGGCACGCAAAGCTGATGGAGGCACGCAACCAACTCCTCGGGATGGCGATGACAAACCCCAAACTGGTGGCGGTCCGTCCGAACGGTCAGGACGACTCTCCGCAGTTCAAGCTCGACATCGACGATGTTCGGGCCGGCGCACTGGGGGTATCGCTTGACGATGTCAACAGCGTTCTCTCCACTGCTTGGGGGAGTACCTATGTAAACGATTTCATTCAGAACGGCCGGGTCAAGAAGGTCTATCTGCAGGCCGAGGCCCAATCCCGGATGCTGCCGGAAGATATCAACACATGGTACGTTCGCAACGATAAGGGCGAGATGGTTCCCTTCTCCGCCTTCGCCACTGCCCATTGGCAGTACGGCTCGCCGCGCCTGGAGCGCTACAACGGTATCCCGTCGGTGGAGATTCTCGGCCAGGCCGCTCCGGGGGTGAGTACCGGTGAGGCAATGTCGGAGGTGGAAAAAATGGTGGGGCAACTGCCAACAGGGATAGGTTACGAATGGACCGGCCTCTCCTATGAGGAAAAGAATGCCGGTGCGCAGGCCCCGGCGCTCTATGCCATCTCGCTGCTGGTAGTGTTTCTCTCGGTGGCTGCGTTGTACGAAAGCTGGACCATCCCCTTCGTCAACCTGCTGATGCTGCCGCTGGGTCTGGTCGGAGCAGTGACGGCGGTAAAGCTCAGGATGTTCCCGAACGACGTCTATCTCCAGATCGGCCTACTCACCACCGTTGGCCTTTCGACCAAGAATGCCATCCTGATCATCCAGTTCATCAAGGATCAGATGCATCACGGCCTTGGGTTGATTGATGCGACTCTGGCAGCGGTGAAGATCAGGCTCCGCCCGGTCATCATGACTTCGCTGGCGTTTTTCTTCGGTACGCTGCCGCTGGCGCTGACCAAGGGGGCCGGGGCCGCGGCTCAGAACGCCATCGGTACCGCCGTTACCGGTGGCCTTCTCTCGGCTACCTTTATCGACCTGATCTTTATTCCGTTCTTCTTCGTTCTGGTGTCACGGGTCTTTGCCCGGAAGAAGTCGACCGTCCCGGCTCCTGCTGCCAACTCCCAGGAGGTGCATTGA